Proteins encoded within one genomic window of Setaria italica strain Yugu1 chromosome IV, Setaria_italica_v2.0, whole genome shotgun sequence:
- the LOC101759325 gene encoding leucine-rich repeat protein 1, whose amino-acid sequence MSRRHLAAAFAAALFLLCAADPDDERCLSHLHQSLSDPAGGLRNWTKASFSAPCDGFFSHLQGVTCNNGRVYKLALPGLSLGGTIPPELSNCTNLQSLDLSANALSGAIPPELSALLNLAVLNLSANALSGAIPRELASCAYLNIIDLHGNQLSGPIPDELGLLVRLSTLDVSYNRLSGPIPALLANRTGSVGFNASSFVGNKNLYGYPLPPMRTRGLSVLAIVGIGLGSGLLSLVLSFSAVCLWLRATDRTATTPGEEGKISQLMPDY is encoded by the coding sequence ATGTCCCgacgccacctcgccgccgccttcgccgcagcgctcttcctcctctgcgccgccgacCCCGACGACGAGCGGTGCCTGTCCCACCTCCACCAGTCCCTCTCCgaccccgccggcggcctccgcaACTGGACCAAGGCGTCCTTCTCGGCGCCGTGCGACGGCTTCTTCTCGCACCTCCAGGGCGTCACCTGCAACAACGGCCGCGTCTACAAGCTAGCGCTCCCGGGGCTCTCCCTCGGCGGCAccatcccgccggagctctCCAACTGCACCAACCTCCAGTCGCTGGACCTCTCCGCCAACGCGCTGTCCGGAGccatcccgccggagctctCGGCGCTGCTGAACCTCGCCGTGCTCAACCTCTCCGCCAACGCGCTCTCCGGCGCCATCCCGCGGGAGCTCGCCAGCTGCGCCTACCTCAACATCATAGATCTCCACGGCAACCAGCTGTCCGGGCCCATCCCCGACGAGCTCGGCCTCCTCGTCCGCCTCTCCACCTTGGATGTCTCCTACAACCGCCTCTCGGGCCCCATCCCTGCGCTCCTCGCCAACCGCACCGGTTCTGTTGGGTTCAATGCCAGCTCCTTCGTGGGGAACAAGAACCTGTACGGCTACCCGCTGCCGCCGATGCGGACGCGGGGCCTCTCCGTGCTCGCCATCGTCGGCATCGGCCTTGGCAGCGGGCTGCTCAGCCTCGTGCTCAGCTTCTCCGCCGTCTGCCTGTGGCTCCGCGCCACGGACcgcaccgccaccacccccgGAGAAGAGGGCAAGATCTCCCAGCTCATGCCGGACTACTGA
- the LOC101759730 gene encoding photosystem II stability/assembly factor HCF136, chloroplastic, with product MATSSAATASLHLLLPASRRRRLLVPRATTHSNSDPTAVDRRRFIAHTAAAAAVAPLVLPRWTPTARADDAPALSEWERVFLPIDPGVVLLDIAFVPDDPSHGFLLGTRQTILETKDGGNTWFPRSIPSAEDEDFNYRFNSVSFKGKEGWIIGKPAILLHTSNAGESWERIPLSAQLPGNMVYIKATGEQSAEMVTDEGAIYVTSNRGYNWKAAVQETVSATLNRTVSSGISGASYYTGTFNTVNRSPDGRYVAVSSRGNFYLTWEPGQPFWQPHNRAVARRIQNMGWRADGGLWLLVRGGGLFLSKGTGITEDFEEVQVQSRGFGILDVGYRSQDEAWAAGGSGVLLKTTNGGKNWVRDKAADNIAANLYSVKFLDDRKGFVLGNDGVLLRYLG from the exons ATGGccaccagctccgccgccaccgcctccctgcacctcctcctcccagcctcccgccgccgccgcctcctcgtccctCGGGCCACAACCCACTCCAACTCCGACCCCACCGCCGTCGACCGCCGCCGTTTCATTGCCCACactgccgccgcagccgccgttgCCCCTCTCGTCCTGCCTCGATGGACTCCTACCGCCCGGGCGGACGACGCGCCGGCGCTCTCCGAGTGGGAGCGCGTCTTCCTGCCCATCGACCCCGGCGTCGTACTCCTCGACATCGCCTTCGTCCCAGACGACCCCTCCCACG GTTTCCTCCTTGGGACTAGGCAGACCATACTGGAGACCAAAGATGGTGGAAACACCTGGTTCCCTCGCTCCATCCCTTCCGCTGAGGACGAAGATTTCAACTACAGGTTCAACTCTGTAAGCTTCAAGGGCAAAGAAGGCTGGATCATCGGCAAGCCAGCTATTCTGCTGCACACCTCAAATGCTGGAGAGAGCTGGGAAAGAATACCTCTCAGTGCCCAACTTCCTGGGAACATG GTTTACATAAAAGCTACGGGGGAGCAGAGCGCGGAGATGGTTACCGACGAAGGGGCAATCTATGTTACTTCCAATCGCGGCTACAACTGGAAGGCTGCCGTGCAGGAGACTGTTTCGGCTACTCTCAACAG AACAGTTTCAAGTGGCATTAGCGGTGCAAGTTACTACACTGGGACTTTCAACACGGTGAACCGGTCACCTGATGGACGCTACGTGGCTGTATCCAGCAGAGGGAACTTCTATCTGACATGGGAGCCTGGGCAG CCATTTTGGCAACCACACAACAGGGCGGTGGCACGGAGGATTCAGAACATGGGGTGGAGAGCAGACGGTGGGCTTTGGCTGCTGGTGCGCGGTGGTGGACTCTTCCTCAGCAAAGGAACTGGG ATAACTGAAGACTTTGAGGAGGTGCAAGTGCAGAGCCGGGGGTTTGGAATTCTTGACGTCGGCTATCGCTCGCAG GATGAGGCTTGGGCTGCTGGTGGGAGCGGCGTCCTGCTCAAGACCACAAACGGAGGGAAGAACTGGGTGCGTGACAAGGCTGCTGACAACATCGCTGCCAACCTCTACTCCGTCAA ATTCCTTGATGACAGGAAAGGCTTTGTGCTCGGCAACGACGGCGTGTTGCTTCGATATCTTGGCTGA